From a single Nicotiana tomentosiformis chromosome 2, ASM39032v3, whole genome shotgun sequence genomic region:
- the LOC138904617 gene encoding uncharacterized protein, with product MSVRDYIYKFNSLARYAPDIVRTMRARVHHYMDGLGDHLIRECRDASLTDDVDISRIQAFAQTTEDLSRRIRDTRRDREQSKRARTIGSYREPRVDFRPPLHRYPPRSAGQQDSEASPEVVTGILTIHSHAIYALMDPDSTFSYITPFIVGKLDMRSELLPQPVEVSTPVGDSIVANHVYRDCTVLINDCPTSVDLVELVMLNFDVIMGMDWLAACYANIDCRAKLVRFHFPGEPILEWKGNAATPKGIPPEREIDFAIDLLPDAQPISITPNRMAPAELRELKEQLKDLLDKGFIRPTNIVADALSRKSMGSLSHVEADKVKMTKYLCQLASLQAERTIQTVEDMLRACVLDLKGSWDDHLPLIEFAYNNSFQASIQMAPYEALYGRKCRSPIGWFEVREAELLGPNLVQQAMEKVKLIRDRLRTAQSRQKSYADVRRRDLEFDVEDWVFLKVSPMKGVMRFGKKGKLSPRYVGPYKIIRRIGRVAYELDLPLELEAVHPVFHVSMLRKCIGDPSRITPIEDIHIAEDLSYAEVPVVILDLQVRKLRTKEVASVKVLWRNNNIEEMTWEAEEEMRKKYSHLFTT from the exons ATGAGTGTGAGGGATTATATCTATAAGTTTAATTCTTTGGCAAGGTATGCACCAGATATAGTACGTACCATGAGGGCTAGAGTTCATCATTATATGGATGGTTTGGGGGATCATCTGATTAGAGAATGTAGGGATGCATCCCTAACGGATGATGTAGATATTTCCCGCATACAGGCTTTCGCTCAGACTACAGAGGACCTTTCCCGTCGAATTCGTGATACTCGCAGGGATAGGGAGCAGAGTAAGAGGGCTCGTACTATAGGGTCTTATAGGGAGCCACGAGTTGATTTTAGGCCCCCACTACATCGATATCCACCTCGGTCAGCAG GCCAACAGGATTCAGAGGCATCCCCAGaagttgtcacaggtatattgacaatacattctcatgccatttatgcattgatggatcccgactctacattttcatatattactccatttattgTTGGTAAGCTTGACATGAGATCTGAGTTGTTGCCACAGCCAGTTGAGGTGTCTACGCCAGTTGGCGACTCTATTGTAGCTAATCATGTCTATCGAGATTGTACAGTGTTAATTAATGACTGTCCAACCTCTGTTGATTTAGTTGAATTGGTTATGCTAAACTTCGATGTcattatgggtatggattggttggcagcTTGTTATGCTAATATTGATTGTCGTGCAAAGTTGGTCCGATTTCATTTTCCTGGTGAGCCTATCCTTGAATGGAAAGGTAATGCAGCCACGCCCAAGG gaattccccccgaaagggaaatcgatttcgctatagatttgcttcctgatgcgcagcctatatccattacTCCCAATAGAATGGCTCCTGCAGAGCtaagggaattgaaggaacaactgaaggacttgctcgataaaggctttattaggccaa CTAATATTGTTGCTGATGCCCTTAGCCGGAAGTCCATGGGCAGTCTAAGCCATGTTGAAGCTGATAAGGTCAAGATGACCAAATATCTATGCCAGTTAGCTAGTTTGCAG gcagagcgtactattcagacagttgaggatatgttacgtgcctGCGTGCTAGATTTAAAAggaagttgggatgatcatctacctcttattgagttcgcttataataacagcttccaagctagtattcagatggctccttacgaaGCACTATACGGGCGAAAGTGTAGGTCGCCGATCGGTTGGTTCGAGGTCAGGGAAGCAGAGTTGCTAGGTCCTAACTTAGTCCAGCAAGCAATGGAAAAGGTAAAACTTATTAGAGACCGGCTGCGTACAGCACAAAGTCGGCAAAAGTCTTATGCAGATGttcgacgacgagacttagagtttgatgtagaagattgggttttcctgaaagtatcgcctatgaagggcgtcatgcgatttggaaagaaggggaaGCTCAGCCCCAGGTATGTTGGACCATATAAGATTATTCGGAGGATTGGTAGGGTGGCGTACGAGCTTGATTTGCCTTTAGAATTGGAAGCAGTCCATcctgtgtttcatgtatctatgttgcggaagtgtattggagatccttCACGTATTACGCCCATTGAGGATATTCACATTGCTGAAGACTTATCTTATGCAGAGGTACCAGTAGTTATTTTAGATCTGCAGGTAAGGAAGCTTCGAACTAAAGAAGTGgcttccgtgaaagtgttatggcgaaataaCAACATCGAGGAAATGACCTGGGAAGCTGAGGAGGAAATGAGGAAGAAATACTCCCACCTATTTACGACTTAA